GCTGCTGGGTGCTGCCGACCCGGTCGGTCAGGTACGGCAGCAGCAGCTCGGGGTCGACGTCGAGCACCTTCGCGAACAACGGGTTGCGGTGCAGCGCACGCACCGCGGCGACGGTGTGCGCGACGGCACGGGCCCGGGCCGTCGCCAGCGGCTCCTCGGCCCTGCTGGCCACGGCGAGCACGTGGCCGAACTCCCTGGTCATCAGGTCGGCGACAAGCGCCGAGACGTCCGGGTACCTGCGGTACAGGGTCATCCGGCTGGTGCCGGCGCGCCTGGCGATGTCGGTGAGCGTGGTGCGACGCACACCGACGGCGAGCACGCACTCCCGCGCCGCGTCGAGGACCCGGTCGGTGCTGTGACGTATGGTCGGCACATGTCACACTGTAGCGCATGAGCAGTAGCGAGTTCGGTCCCGACGAACCCCCGCAGGCACCGCGTGACGACGCAGGCGACGAGGGTGACCAACCTGCCGGGGTGCGCATACCCAGGGCGAACGTCCGCTGGGAGCACGCCGACGCGCCTCCCAGGCTGAGCCGAGCGCGGCTGCGGCTGCTGCGCCGCCGGCTGGAGGTGTCCGCGAGCACGGCCGAGCACGCCCCAGAGGCCGCCGGCGAGGTCGAGGTGCCGCCGAGCCGCCTCGAAGCCGGCACGGTGCGCGCCCTCGCCGCGGTGGTGGGCGCCGAGCACGTCACCACCGACGCCGCGGAGCGGTTCGCCCACGCCGGCGGGATGAGCTACGCGGACCTGCTGCGCCGCAGGGAGGCCGCTGCGGTCGCCGCGCCGGACGCCGTCGTGCGGCCGGCGAGCCACGGCGAGGTGCTCGAGGTGCTCCGGGTGTGCGAGCGCGAGGAGCTGGCC
This sequence is a window from Streptosporangiales bacterium. Protein-coding genes within it:
- a CDS encoding TetR family transcriptional regulator: MPTIRHSTDRVLDAARECVLAVGVRRTTLTDIARRAGTSRMTLYRRYPDVSALVADLMTREFGHVLAVASRAEEPLATARARAVAHTVAAVRALHRNPLFAKVLDVDPELLLPYLTDRVGSTQQQAVAQFTSWLDEGFADGSIRRGDRTAMAYSMLLTVQSYTLSLRVALSADVDAEAMYGELGHVLDASLAPS